From Malaya genurostris strain Urasoe2022 chromosome 2, Malgen_1.1, whole genome shotgun sequence:
ttttcttttgactcacctttcattatacccagaacgaaatattttgaaaaaactgtaaaaaatattaattgcaatttaggcaacataggctactataggtttcgtagagcacttatgggactatcataattaattagtttggttcgtttccacgtgggcagttttccgcaaaatatttttttcttttgactcacctttcattatacccagaacgaaatattttgaaaaaactgtaaaaaatattaattgcaatctaggcaacataggctactataggtttcgtagagcacttatgggactatcataattatttagtttggttcgtttccacgtgggcagttttcagcaaaatattttttttgtcggtttgtaaatttaaaaatgttttagcaCATTAAAGGTGAGCTTTTTGGTTGCTGAGCTTAAGCTTCCAATATTCGTCACCATGGCGCTTTCCTCCTAGCGGATTGTGGAGCTTTCCAATAGCCGCTTGATGAATGCAAGAAacgatgaaattttgaaaaaaactgtaaaaaatattaattgcaatttaggcaacataggctactataggtttcgtagagcacttatgggactatcataattaattagtttggttcgtttccacgtgggcagttttccgcaaaatatttttttcttttgactcacctttcattatacccagaacgaaatattttgaaaaaactgtaaaaaatattaattgcaatttaggcaacataggctactataggtttcgtagagcacttatgggactatcataattaattagtttggttcgtttccacgtgggcagttttccgcaaaatatttttttcttttgactcacctttcattatacccagaacgaaatattttgaaaaaactgtaaaaaatattaattgcaatttaggcaacataggctactataggtttcgtagagcacttatgggactatcataattaattagtttggttcgtttccacgtgggcagttttccgcaaaatatttttttcttttgactcacctttcattatacccagaacgaaatattttgaaagaaTCATAGAAAAAACTGAATGCAATACGAGGAGTTTTCGGAAAATAAATAtcttcgttttttgttttttatgatttttgaaagaaaaagttttgtaaatttaattttattcactTTCTTTATACAATGTTTTAGAAATACTTCTCATGATTTACGACAATGCTAGAAAAGAACGCGCTTGTTGGTGAGCTTTAGTCGGGGAGTTCACGTTTTGTTGGCTTTCCTGCTTTCGATATCTGCCACCAGGGCGTATTCAGTAGGATATTCTTCCCAAGCTTTTTAGTTGGTCGCTATTAAGGTGGCAgttcaatttttcgaaaaagcTTTTTGGTTGCTGAGAGAGCTTTGGTTGGTGAGAGCTTTAGTCGGCCAATTCACGTTAGTCATCCTCGGGCCAATTGCAAACacatacaacaacaacaatctgcACCAGTGAACAACCGCAAATAGCGGTCTCTAGTGAGATAACATTTTGTGTATTTCTGTTCGCGGAAGAAAGATTTTTTCTCGTTCTAGAGTGAATCCGTGTGGCGACGCCGCGAAACATCATCGGGAGTCAATGTAAAAGAATTTACaatcgaaaaatataaaataatcgaaaataataatacaaCCAAAACCTAACCTATTCGAAAATatataaacaaatcgaaatcaaaacacaaaattaaattataatCTAACAATATACGGGCAAGATGGGCCATCACTGGCCTTAGCCTGTCACGTTAGTGGcacagcaaataaaaaaaacagtcgcgtataaataaatgatacaaaaaaaacaatctGCAACAGAAATCGGTTTGTAAGTAATCTGAATAATGTGCCTGACACGGGTTGATGGTCTTCCAGACGAGGTAATATGCTttcattttttatcaatacTATATTCTGTTTAATCTTAACATGCAACTTTTAGatgttggaaaaaatattttcctatCTCAGTTTCGAATATCTACGAACGGTAACCACTATTTGTCGTCGATGGAATTATTTAACTGCAAGGCTTGTAGCAAGCAAAGCTCAGCTTGTGGTAAAAGTTGAAAACAACAGCACGGAAAACTGTCGACAAGCTCTTCTTGCCAGCCAACGAAACTATAAACAAATACTTTTTTGGTTTATTGATGATGCATCATCTGATGACGGTACAAACAACGGAACAGAAATTCATGCTATCAGTGAGCTGCTCTGCCGCATGCTAATGAAATTTGGCCCATCAATTAAAACGTTGATACTGCATCAGCGTGTACCTAATGAAATTGTTGAACTTGCAACTATTAGTAGAGCTTTGAGTTTATGTCCTAATctggaaatatttcaaatagatcgtGTATTGTTTTATGAAACCGATCGAAATCAAACAGTAAAGTTTGATGTATTACCGTCGCTTCAGGAGTTTAATAATAGAAGCAATCTGTTAGATTGGTTTGAGTTCGACCTGAAAGTTATTTCACCAAACTTAACGCGTTTTCGTGTGAATTTAATGCGCAATCCGAAATTGATTCAATGTCTGGTACACTTTCAATCGCAGATCACAGAATTGCACATTTCTTGTGAGTTTCCTGAATCAAAATCGGaaatgtattttttcaaaaagttaaaaTTCCCTCGGCTTGAGAAGTTATCCATGATGTTTGCAGCTAACGGAGTTAGTATGCAACCGATCCACAGTTTCTTGAAACAGCACAATATACTTAAGGAAGTTTTGATGGAACAACAGGTGAAAGCAGATGTATTGAAAAGTTTAGCATCGTCGCGAAAAACACTCAAACGACTATCATTAAACACTCAGGATTTTGAGACGTTATATTTGGACAACTTTGAATGTTTAGAGGTAAAAATTTATTCAGAGAATGGTGAGATCCAATTCTTAAAACTGCTATTTTTCCAGATGTTTAAATTGAATTATACTTACTTTAAACTTCCACCTTCGTTCGATCCCTCACCAATGCCTGTAATGAGAATGCTGCGTCATTTGAACTTGTACAATGTGACAATTCCAAATCCAGATGAGTTTAACGCTCTTCTACGTCATGCGTTTCCGGCGTTGGAAACCTTGGAACTGATCAATATCTGCCGTAGAAGAACCCGAGAGTATATTCTTTCATTTTATCAACGTATGCTGCGCGGTTTAGTGTCTCTCAAACGGTTGACACTGTCTGAATCCGTAAGCGTTAAAACAATCTGAAATACGGGATCcagattttatttaaaattatttctttaCTATCAGCAGGAAGAAGAGCTCGATACTGATTTGTTCTGTTTTCTGAACACGTCAATGCATCTTCACGAACTGCGATTAAAATTTAAGAAGTTGAGTGAGTACTCCTTTGAATCAGAAACATTCTCCTTACAAAAGATGACTTTGGATGTGAAACAGGTAAAAatgcacaaaacaaaacatgttgtgataaaaaaaatccttgtTTGTGGTTTGGATTTTGCAGATGAGCTACAACTACTTGTGCAAACTGCTTGTACCATTTCCTGAGCTTAGTCGAATAGAACTACAAAGCAAGTGTCTTTCAACACAAGAAGTTAACTTCGCAAGGAAAAAATGGCctcactgtgaaattgtttgtaagCATGAAATCGAAGTCGAAATCCTGTTTCCAGAGACCTGAGTTGTTACTAAGTAAAATAGGTACTTTATAAGCTACCATGCTTTGAATTTTCGGATTGCAACCAATTATTGTCAGAGAAGTTAGGTTACGAGAAATTCTTTGAATTTGTTACAATAATcgaatttgtttgaaaattatactcgattattgaataattgggttattaaaaaaatccgaCACCCCTTTTCGCGACATAGAAGCAACAGTGCTACTGCACTGCATAAATGGACTAGCGATGTACACAAAATTTGCCTCATGATGCCTTCAAAAACActtaaaacggttatgtgccctatgcaCAAAATAGGTTGACCCCTAGATGACCACCACCTGAATCGGCTAGTATAAGTCGAAACCAGTTTACGTACGGCACGACAGTTAAGACGTAGCACTTCAGTTCTAACAGAAAAAGTGTTCTGTTCTGTATATTGCAGAAcctttatgtctgcctagcggtttatgttgaactgcttggtaacataacagttcaacataaactgttatgtactgatgagtcgaagacgaaacgtaaagtataaaaaacggttatgtgaccTAGGCACAAAATGGGTTAACCCCTAGATGACTACTGGATTACGTTTTTATTAGAACCATTTAAATTTTGTTCCATTGTATGATTTCCATAACCGAAAAATAAGATACAATTCGGACATGCGTATGAATTTCACTGGGTCGCCTTATGATTCTTTTATCTGTCACTAGTGTGAAAAAAGTATGGCACACTAGGTGTAAcggatgaaaataaaacatttttttgaggttatcgttaaaattttttttaaaggttattgttaaaatataaaaacttcaatgtttaatataaagcatcattcgaacaaaattttttaattcgcggagaaatattgagaaatattaatttgatcaaaatcggtccagtcgtctctgagatctcgacctctttgctgacgacacacatacacacggggacattttctcagttcgtcgagctgaatcgattggtatatgaaactcagcCCttagggcctcggaaaatttttctatagcttgagcgaattctatacctattttttatatttataaaaaaggtaaaatacaaaataaaaaactCCACATTCATGTCAACCATTTTTCTAATTCTTACTTGTGCTTACCTGCTCAAATGCGTGTGCGAGAGGCGGGTCATTTCGATTTATTAAAACTctattattattcaaaattatggGGATTATAGAGAAAAAGTGTAATATCAGAATATCTTTTCCAAATTTCCAATTCTAGTTGCTGCAATTTTGGGTAGGCATCACTCCTTCATTTAAGTTTTAATGCCTTGAAAATCCACCgatgcacagtgatgccaaggtggcagaaatccaaaaaataattttttttatgcactgtattaattgttttgaattctcagataattgaaggattacagtttaaagtataaaaatttttgaagaagaaataatctctccatatcctCTCAAAGATAGATTTCTGCAGCTTAAAGGTTATATAttacgtttgaaaaattccttttcctcagattcgacaaatgaatcgatccaatttttggtgtTGTCGTGGGTTTTAcattgtcatgaagcaaaaatactatgccatgaagatcttcatcATTCATCCACATTTCATGCAATGCTCTGCCCGAACGCAtttgagtagctcataataaatagcgcccagttgatcccaccacatgcactttttatgttttctggaactttcttgtagtccatataaaaattcCCAATTACGCTGAGCAAACATGCACTTTTGCTCAGCGtaatttttttcgtcattttttcattttacatagtttaataagatactttaacataataaaaatccactattattagtaaagcggtagtattcaaccaaattttattttgtatcagttgtacaactttgcttccattcgtaaccgaatgttcgaattgagcacacgcgtttttttaacaatcgacatcggtaagacgaaggtgcctatcacagcagaggctgtagtataggcattaaataaaagtgataaaaagtagcatccccgcaagtgagttctgtctgtgcaccggttttgtatcggtatcgacagtagacgctattgtgctatcctcgggcagcagttattgctattgtttgctacccgcatcgcagcagctaaatcctgagtcaaggtcacgctgaagcacaacgaaggagtgaaggagcaactcacctaacagcttaccgtgacatactgttaagtattttctcaaactttttctttcaacttttactatccatatattttcttttcattttatttctttctttctcatttcaagtgcgggagacttctttactcccgcactttaaatatgaatattgatgacagtgggggtgtctcggaggagggcgaagctgaacgaatgaacgaagaacatttagaggctgagtttgcttccgagatgccatctacccctccgataccatctccccctccgataccatctccccctccgataccatctccctctccgatgccatctccctctccgatgcctccatttccctctaagatattgcctgctcgccaaaaagtttaccaagacgatggctcggggggtccgtgggtggtatacttccggcccaaattaaagtctctcagagttttaaatattgctcgggacctggaaaaacattactcggcaataaaaacaatagataaggtttcgccaaacaagttacgcgttgttgtgtccgacctgaagcaagcaaacgagattgctacca
This genomic window contains:
- the LOC131431491 gene encoding uncharacterized protein LOC131431491 isoform X1, whose amino-acid sequence is MCLTRVDGLPDEMLEKIFSYLSFEYLRTVTTICRRWNYLTARLVASKAQLVVKVENNSTENCRQALLASQRNYKQILFWFIDDASSDDGTNNGTEIHAISELLCRMLMKFGPSIKTLILHQRVPNEIVELATISRALSLCPNLEIFQIDRVLFYETDRNQTVKFDVLPSLQEFNNRSNLLDWFEFDLKVISPNLTRFRVNLMRNPKLIQCLVHFQSQITELHISCEFPESKSEMYFFKKLKFPRLEKLSMMFAANGVSMQPIHSFLKQHNILKEVLMEQQVKADVLKSLASSRKTLKRLSLNTQDFETLYLDNFECLEMFKLNYTYFKLPPSFDPSPMPVMRMLRHLNLYNVTIPNPDEFNALLRHAFPALETLELINICRRRTREYILSFYQRMLRGLVSLKRLTLSESQEEELDTDLFCFLNTSMHLHELRLKFKKLSEYSFESETFSLQKMTLDVKQMSYNYLCKLLVPFPELSRIELQSKCLSTQEVNFARKKWPHCEIVCKHEIEVEILFPET
- the LOC131431491 gene encoding uncharacterized protein LOC131431491 isoform X2, which encodes MCLTRVDGLPDEMLEKIFSYLSFEYLRTVTTICRRWNYLTARLVASKAQLVVKVENNSTENCRQALLASQRNYKQILFWFIDDASSDDGTNNGTEIHAISELLCRMLMKFGPSIKTLILHQRVPNEIVELATISRALSLCPNLEIFQIDRVLFYETDRNQTVKFDVLPSLQEFNNRSNLLDWFEFDLKVISPNLTRFRVNLMRNPKLIQCLVHFQSQITELHISCEFPESKSEMYFFKKLKFPRLEKLSMMFAANGVSMQPIHSFLKQHNILKEVLMEQQVKADVLKSLASSRKTLKRLSLNTQDFETLYLDNFECLEMFKLNYTYFKLPPSFDPSPMPVMRMLRHLNLYNVTIPNPDEFNALLRHAFPALETLELINICRRRTREYILSFYQRMLRGLVSLKRLTLSESEEELDTDLFCFLNTSMHLHELRLKFKKLSEYSFESETFSLQKMTLDVKQMSYNYLCKLLVPFPELSRIELQSKCLSTQEVNFARKKWPHCEIVCKHEIEVEILFPET